The segment gaggagagggaagaagcattaaatgcgcgagtagacatgagggtaacctcgtGTGGTTGAGTTATCGGATAAATCCATTATCCAATGTTAAAGTTAttgtccaatggataaactcttgtgcaaggtttacccatggttaggctttgaccaaagggacaaaacccatgtgggttaacttgttgaagaagggaagaatttaagattttgcaagtgtcttaaatgggtgagatgatgagTTGGAGGTTAATTTGGGTTTTggattgtgcaagtgattagaagggggtttaggctaatttggaagggcttagaaaaatctagaaaaaggtTAGGCATGCAACTTGCATATTTAAAAAAGTGCAAGTGGAATGAATTTaggatttttttaaataaataatttatttattcaaaataatggtgcaacttgcatttgtaggagaatgcaaatggatgggggattttaaataaatattcatttatttaaatagagATTTGATTaggtattttaaataaatattaatttatttaaatgagaggaaagaagaattaaataaatttattaatttatttaatatttgaactatagttagtaatttaaataaatttatgaaatttatttaattaaattagaagaataaattgaaatgaattaattaaatataaatttaattaatagaagaatattagtgcattaaataaatattacatatttatttaatttagtggacagatttatgtgtctatagtaaaaataaaaaaacacttcAAAAAAGTAACCctccaaaaagaaaaaagaaaaaaacatttaaatttattataaaaaaaatagaaaatgagaTTTTCACACTTAAAAACGCacgtttatgcaatttcaaaattatgaaaatggcaTGCATTGTGTCATTGGTCCCATACTCCCACAAGAAAAACTACTCCTAAATCACCATCAAACTCATTTGCTATATTTTGTAACTATATTTTAcataaaatttatgtattttagTCTTGCCAAATTCtaccaaattgaaaaaaaataattttgacaaataaaaaaaaaatgatttgtcgCATCTGAATCAAATTCAAATACAATCTATGCTGCAATTTGATTTCCGAATGCATGGACTACATGTAATATAATCGCTTTTAGTATGGGGGATCACTTAGTGTGaaattttgactcttttgttgGCTACATGGAGGGTTAGAAGAGGGTGTGTTTGGGGGATTTTTGCACGGCACAAATGGGGAATGAAATAAGGTGGATTTAGTTGAAAGTTTCTTTTTTTTATATCTATTCATACCAAGCTGGTCTTTGGTTTTTTACAATTATTACTGACTAAACAAATAttataatcaaataataataactAAAATAGAATTGATCCCCCAAAACTGAGGAGAAATTTGAAAAATCCAACAAATGCGATAAAGATTTCAAAAGGCAAATGAAGAAGACATCAAACGTTTGTTTCGATTTGGCCAGTGCTTAAAGCTCCAAAATTTGTAGGCACACAAtggcattttttttaatttgaaaaattaggggttttcaAAACTTTATCATACtattctctttcaatgtcttctcAGATGTGGAATATTGTATTTCTTATTTGTTTTTGCTCGCTTCCCAGAAGGAATCCCCACATTGACCCCTACAAGAGAGAGTGTCCCAAGGACTTTTCCCTTGCAAGTGACTAGGGGGCATCTCATCCCCATCCTGGAAATTTTGAGATCTTGGGGGAACAAATCCCTCTAGAATGCTGAAATGAGCACTGATTGTTCAAGCAATTTTTGTAAGGACAATTGGAATGGTTTCTGAAAATTTGATTACCTTCGTGTTTACAATCTTGTAGTGGACACCATGAGTGCCACTCAACTCTTAAATACAATGAATATATTTCTCCTCACCTATCTCTTTTGTAGGCCACTTATGGAATCCTAAATTATTCAAGTTGCAAGAGCTACTACATTATTTCAGCCTAATGATTTGTTAGACACAACTACTTTTAAATCCGTTCGCCAAAATTTAGAATTGGACTTGTTACTAGCTAAAATTTTggcataataaaaatatatataaattaataaaataaacttAAATGACAAGAAATATACAGTCAAACAGCataaaaaaagaatttaattactGTAGAGCtgggaaattttttgaaaattggtTCAGATTCACAATGTTTAATATATCTGAAAAAATAAGGTTAAAAGTTCTCCTGTAAGCTGGAGAGATTTAAGAGAGAGAGAGTCCATTGATGACCAAAAGTGGGTCAATAGGAATAGACGATACAGCAGTTAACAATAGAAATTTCAAAACtcacaaagaaaaataataaaagtgtataaataaaaaataaagcaccGTCACTAATAAATAGCTGTGAAGGGCAAACATGAATCCTAACGGAACATACCGGTGAAAacataaaggaaagaaaaagagaatAAATAAAGGAAATCTCATCAAATATCTTTGTCAGTCCAAAATGTCGATCATCTGAGCCATCCTTAGCTACTGCAAACGATATAAATAATGTTCATCGGGGAGTATATAAGGTCAAAGAGGCCACACTATGAGATCCTGGGAAGAAGTAAAGCACTTGACAAAAACTCAGCAAGTAACTCACTGACCACTTTCAGCTAATATGTGAGCAACTAGCAGGATTTTTAATCTATGATTAAGAGATGAGTTGTCTCCAACAAATCCTCTTAAGGGAACAACAGTATCTATTATACTGACTCAAGAATTAAAAAGGGAATTTATGGAACATCAGCatatcaagctttgataccacacCAAGATGTTCACCACATTACTTGAAGAAAGTTTTGAAATCTAAAAACTTGGTCCCAAATTAAAAGTATCATGGGACTCATCTTGCATAAGAAAGCACTCGTGGCCAAAGTTCACAAAAAAGGTTGGCGCAGGACCCCTGTGAGAGGCAATCATGATCTTTAAGCTTCTTCCTTTTTTCCCTGTCAGCAATAAGAAGCTTGTGATTGATATTCAGAGACTTGCAATGCAATAAGCCATGCTTGAATTTATAGACCTCTTGACCATCCTTAGCTTTTTCTCAAGCATGTTTTTTTCTTAATGTAGGTGCTCCAAACAATGTTTTCAAATCTGTAATATCTCATAAATCTATTGTATTTAATACAGAAAATATTTCTTATCTTCTATCCTCGGGTATTTAGAAGTTCATCAATGTCTGACCTTTGGTTGAGAGTGTGCTGATGTGGTGATTGCATCACTGCAGAATCAGCTTTAGTACCTTTCACTGGGAACATTGAAAATCCAAAGATCACTGCAGCTTCACCGATATACATTCTTCCATGGTTGAACCATATGAGAAAACCATATGGCTTAGTTGTTAAAAACAGCATGGAGAATGAATGAGAGTCTTTATGTGAAAGATACTCCTGATCCATTCTTAAATTTCTTCAAGTAGTTGCCACAGCCATTGAATGCAAACCCCATTGTGAGATATCGGATCACCTTATTGACAACCAACAACTAAGAACATGGATTAAGCACAATAAACAGTCACTTGCTTTGTTTTAAACACGTCAACCAAAGTGATCATGCTAAAAGATAGGAATAAGGATATATTTAACATAATGCCATGTGAATCCCCATTGCATCCTGGATGCATCTTTGTGGATAGGAAAGAGATTTGAGGATTGAAAAATGTGTGCAGATATTGATGAGTGTTGGGATCACAATAGAAAAAATGCCTTTAGGGAAATATGTCATGTCAAGTAATGTCCAAGAAGATAGTGATGTTGGGGCCAATAAGGCTTAGGTGGTAATATGACCTACCAAGGTGTGTTGAAATCCACATACGTCAAGGAAAAAGCAAGATCGGCCCCATTTAGGAGTGGGGACATGGTAATAATACAAGAAACAGAAACATGATCTGCCATTTGCCTTTTACCAGTAACTAGGAGGTTTTGAACCCCAAGAACTCCAATCAACCATTTGTATATCGccttttgaatatttttaattcCTTTCACCCCTCTCACGGTCTCTCCCTTTGTTGGCAATAATCACTCTTCTAGGATACAACCATCTACAGCTCCTGATTTCAAGCACACACTATATAACTTGATTTACTAAGTAATCCTCCACCTTGGATCTCCATCTCCTTTTATTAGAAAAATTCATGAAAATTTTGGACTGCATTGTCCTCATGTATCACAGCCATTCAGTTCAAGCTCTCACCATCTGCACTTCAAGTTTTATTCAATTTATCTCCTCCACTAGTCACCTATTAATCACTTTGTGTTGCATTCTCGCTCCCCTATGCCTTTGTCTTCAGCTACACATTAATCACCTCATTTAGATTCAGTTGCATTCCACATGATCTATTTTTATTGATCTTTTTGACTCAACAGGTTGTACCCCAAAGCATCCCATCCCACAAGACGATGTCCCTCCCTCTCTTCTGACAACCACCAAAGGAGATTCAACATCATTTGGCTGTCAAAACTCACATCATGGATTGCCAGGGGATTATTTGATGACAAATTTAACACAtttcagaaaaacaattaaaactcCTCAACTCTGAATATTCTATTGCCACTGATCTATATCACCACCTTGATACACCTCTCACCTGGCTCCTTCACCCTAAGCCGGGCTGAGTAATATCATCAAGGGAATCAAGAGGTTATCTTATGATCTTCCACACGATCTATCTCCTATTGCTGTTGTGTCAACATTGAATCTGATAAACAAAacaagatactgagaggggggtgaatcagtatcttataaACCTTTTCATCCCAAAAATAAACAAATACAAGAGTTTGAGCAAATGACACACAAAGAACACAGATTTTATCTCGCGGAAAACCCAAGAGGGTAAAACACCACGGCAACAATTAGTTTCCATTAGATGAACATGGGCACCAACCAAAGTTTACAAAATGAGCGCCAACTCATGATCAGAGCTACAACTCTTTACAAAGAATCAACTCTATATCACAAAGGCTCACCTTAGACTGAGCAACGACTCATAAACACAAGATACAGATATAATGATTTGGACTTTTCAAGATCTGTGTTACTTAAACACTAGTAACACTCTTATGACTAAAGCAAATTGCACAGAAAGTGCAGACTTCACCTTACGTGAAAGAAAGTGAACACTGTATAAAAAGGAATCCCAGCTCAGTTGTGGTCAATAAACAAAAACTATCAGCACCAAAGTTCTGATAAAAATGCCATTTTCACACAAACCACCAGTTGCAAAGCACTAAACATATTTCATAATATGGTATCTCTCTGATTCTTTTATCAAACAATCTCCATCCTTGACTGTATACCCTCACTGCTCAAATATTAACTTTCTTTTCAAAACCAAAACACCCTCATATTTTAACAAATGTTGATCAAGCTTTTTGAAAGATAACACACGCACACACTATTAATTCCTATACATCTTCAGGCTTCATACGGCTTCTACTGCCATGAAAAAATTGAAATGCTTAGATctccaaatacttcataaacagtAACTTCTCAGTAAATGGCGTCCTCTTCCCCTTCTTACGCACATTCTTCAACTTCAACACACAGAAAATGCCACGATCTCATTTTTCAGAAGTAACACTAAGCATTTTGTaactgaaaaaaaaaagaatactaaaCGTTGCACCAGCCGCCATCTACAAAAAAATAACTCAGAAAAAAATTTCTTAACAAAACCGTTCCATGAAAAAATGGCCAGCCACATCGAACCAAAGAATATTTGCCACCTAGCAAAATGCATACATAGACAGAAAAAACGCACATACTAGCTGCTACAGAAACGGCCAGACCAAGGAATGTTTGTCACCTGAAATATGATGCGAACTCTCAGCAGAAgaaacaacaaaatttcaaaagaaacacATCTGGGCATTTCTCACCTCACCGCCACATACAATGGTTGCAGCAACAATCATAAAAATGACGCATTCTCTTCTGATTCACGTAGTGCCTTCAAACAATAAGCTACAGGGATCGTGCCAGCCAGTTTTGCCAGAAATCATGCATATACAAGTTCGCACAGCAGGCCAACTACAAACAGTGTATGACATTGTTCAGTAGACTGAGTAATATTTAACTGTCGACCTTCCAACTTCCATGGCGTCGGAACACATATCAATACTGACAAAGATCATAACAGATCGAAACATAGAGGCAAAATACAAAACGTTTTGATATTCCAGCTGTCGATGAACAAACAATGTGTTCCCAGAATACGCCACGCACAACAAAAACACTCCGATGCAAGGTGTCAGCATATAAACTGAAAATATATGGCAAGCttcagacatcaatgacaaaacaaatccAACAGAATCCTCACTCATTGAACAATTCAGACCACTGTGCTCCTCTTCACCCCACACAACCATCCTTTGGGATCCATACTACTATCAATTGGCAATCAATCTGTGCAGGTATGCAACCCTCTGTTCCTGCTTGCAGTAGGatgcatgaataaataaataatcctGTTCTACCAATCTCACTTACTTCCAGGCTTTCAGTTTTCTTCAGGATCCTTCGTCTCACTCTTGCCTAATGAGTGCCAAGTTTCCACTCCACGCATGATAAAGCCTGTATTATCTTCCCAATTTGTAGATGCCACCTATCCCCTTCAAGACTCAAACACACATCAAACACTCTTATCCAGGTCACTAGCAAATATCAATCTTAATTTTCTGAACCATGGCATTTAGAGCACTCCCTTCTATCCCTCAAAACTATGCAAGAAGACTTGCCTATACTCCCTCTCCCTCAAACAAACCCAGCCTAAGTTTATTCAATATATAAGTGTTTGGTGGCCCAAAAGTTATGGATATGTGATCCTCTGAAATTTTGTTTTTATAAAATCCAACTGTATTATATGTGCAAAAGCAGAGATGCAACTTAAATGACCCCTGGAATGGATTAAATCAGAGATCTTATATGTTTCAATTTGcaaagattgaaaaaaaaaaatcggtTAAATGCTCAAAAATTTCTTTCCACTGAAACAATAAAGCATTTTAAGATCATAACATCCCTGAAAATGTTAGCCAGTCGTTAATGTGTAAATCGGTCCAAGCAGTAATTTATATTGAAAAGTTCATAGTGTGCTATTTGTAAGGAAAGCTGGCAAAATCATAAATGAGACAAATTATACACAAAGGAAAGCAGAAACTTGTAAACAATTGTGAATCATACCAGGcaaagaaattttaaaatctcTCTGCAATGGTTTTCAACATTTGCATGTCTTTCAGAATTTTACAATGCTTGTGAACCACCAATTGACAGGATATTAGTTTCAATGTGACAACCAATAATGATATAATTAATAATGTTAtgcatataaaaatttaaaaaacattgtGGATGCATAAAACACATCCAACTCTTGATTGGAGCAAAAGGACAGCAAATTGCCTAGAGCAGGAACATTCAAAAAATTAAACATTGAGTAATGCCCCCTAATATACATATCTCAAAAAGATATTGAAATTCCACTTGATAGTGTACCACCATACATGAACACTGAAGAAAAATTTATGCATTTTTACAGACCTTCATGTTCCTGAGCATTTGGTGGGGCTTCTTTAGATTGTAACATTTCCGAAGAGGTTACACAAGATTGTTCAGAATCAACTGCAGGCATTACATCCTCAACAGTTACCTTCTCTGAGGCTTGATCTACTCTGGAATCATCTCCATTCAGATGTGTATTAAGTTGTTCCATTTCTATCATTTCTGTTGAATTAGATGCAGGCAGTTCCCCATAAGTATTGGTCAATCTAGGAGAAAGAAGGGGACTGTCATGATGATCTGTTTCTGTACCCAACTGGAGACCACCTTCATCAAAGTGTTTCATTTCCTGTTTAAAATTATCTATTTGTGTTCTTTTATCGGCTTCAATTGTCACAGACAAATTAGCAGATGAAATGGCTTGTTGATTATTCTTCtctttggagatgtctagatatacTTCCCTTGATTGTGCATCGCCTTCATATAAACTAGGCATCTTATTTGACAGTGAGGTCTCTACTTCTTTTGAAAGTGAAACATATTTCAGAACAAGCTCTTTGTAAGCATTAAGCAACGGTTCAATTTCTTCAACTCTCAAGTCCCCAGCACGGGCATACAAGAATGGATATTCTCGGTTGAGTTGACCTGTACGCTCTGCATGCAAAACATGAACAGCtcctttgttttcaagttttgatACAGTTAATGTACTTCCTTCCAAATTATCTTTTACATTTCCTTTGTTGCTTTTATCAGTATTTCCAATGGATGCAAGTCCCTTTGCCAATGTTCTAGTAACCTGACTGTCACCCACTACAGATACAGGCTCTTCAGTCTTCTCTTTTTTCTGTAATTTAGGGACTTGTGCCTTTGGCACACTAGAATCTGACATAAAATTTCCTGCTTCTGTAGAGGAATAACTCACAGGATAGTCAACATGACTTGTAGTACCATTCAAAGCAAAACGGGCTATTGTCATGTTCCTTTCAAATTCACTTTCATCAATTGAAAGGGATTTGGCATCTATATCACTAATGAAGGATTCTGCTGATACCAAATTAGTGAAGAAATATGCTGCTTCTGAGACTAGGCGAGATTGTCGCCTGTATCGCTGGATGTACAAAAGATTTGAATGCAACTGAGGAGGATTTGCCTGTAACATAAAAGAGTAGGTCACAAAATTGATTACAATTGAACAATGTAATGATACTGTATCCAATGTGACATGCCAGTTATATGAGTTCCAAATATCCCCACAAGGTGTCCTTCAATATCATATCTAAAAATACCAGAATTTTATAAGAACAAAACCAAAACACTTTTTTTTAAGGTCCATGCTATTGGCCAGTTAAGGTCATGCATTCAGCTTGTGCAACCCTGGGATTGAGCATCAGTTTCATGCAATTCATTTGTCTCAGCATCTGCCAGTTTCTTCTAGGTTCCTCTAAGGCCATCATTAAGTCCTTCTTGGCATTCATTTATTTCAGGATTCCTCTATGGCCACAATTATTTTTGAGAATGTCTGATCAACCAAGGTTGAGAAACAATCTTAGTCAGAGAATTTTGTCTTTCTGGAAGGAAAAGGCTGTTTTTTATTTCTACCTATGTAGTTGGTCACATTTTGTTTACATTACCCTGCTCTTCAAGAATGGTTGGGATGTTTTTGGTGAAAAATATTTGGGTTCTTTTCTACCTTGTTTGGACCCTCCTAAAGAAGATCTTTTAGGAATTATTTGGCATAGTTTATGATTTCAGACGCCATGTGAATGTTGCATGCTATTCTGATTTTCTGAACTGTATTTATGGTTTTACTATTTAGGACAAATTTCTGGAAGAAGCTTCTATTAGGATCCCATTCCGTTATCTATGCTTGCTGTGATCTTTACCTCCAACAATGCTTCACTCTTAAATGAATAAGAACCAACTCTTGAATTATCTGTTGTTCCCTGACTGCCAGTTCTGATGAGAgcttatttctctttctttttattttgtacCTACACAAGCTGCACCTGAGCAAGCTGATTCAATACACCTGCTGATTAGAAAAATCTATTATGAAATTTTTTAAACCTATCTGTATACCTCTTTATATAGAGTTTCAGGTGATTTACTCCATGAATTTATACATCACATAACCCTGCGTGTCATCAAATTTGTGCAGAATTTACAATATCTGGAGCATTTTTCTGATTCTGAACCTTAGATTTACAGGTAAATAAGCCAATGATCAAAGATGGCAGTACACTAGCCCACACTTGGAATGTTGCCTATTTTCTGATATTATTAGCCTATCTAACTTTTCTGCTATATAGCAGCTTCCCTTTCTTTTATTCAACCAAGTAAATAGCCCTTGTGATATATCTATGAGAAACATAGACATCAGTGGTCAGCTGAACCAAGGAGTTGGTCATTTTGTGGTTCAATCCTCGACTTCCTCTCTTCTCCTTGGGTGTTCTGAAAATGTTATGAGTCTCCCATCAATATAATCTTGTGGGAGCTATTGCTTATAGCCCACACCACTAGCTAGTATATGAGGGCGATTCTATTATTGTTGTAAGGGGAAATATATACAATGGCCAAGCAATACTATTCCTAAAATTCACTGGAGTAATTATATAAGTTTGGTATGATTGGTGAAAATAAT is part of the Cryptomeria japonica chromosome 10, Sugi_1.0, whole genome shotgun sequence genome and harbors:
- the LOC131057692 gene encoding vacuolar protein sorting-associated protein 9A isoform X1, producing the protein MENVDMFNAATAPLTFHDFLERMRHPSAADLVRSIKSFIVSFSSNAPDPEKDSRNVQEFLTSMEAAFKAHPLWAGATEDELDSAGEGLEKYLMTKLFNRAFASFPEDAKHDQELSEKISLVQQFIRPEHLDILPNFQNETSWLLAQKELQKINTYKAPRDKLVCILNCCRVINNLLLNVSMATNDNPPGADDFLPVLIYVTIKANPPQLHSNLLYIQRYRRQSRLVSEAAYFFTNLVSAESFISDIDAKSLSIDESEFERNMTIARFALNGTTSHVDYPVSYSSTEAGNFMSDSSVPKAQVPKLQKKEKTEEPVSVVGDSQVTRTLAKGLASIGNTDKSNKGNVKDNLEGSTLTVSKLENKGAVHVLHAERTGQLNREYPFLYARAGDLRVEEIEPLLNAYKELVLKYVSLSKEVETSLSNKMPSLYEGDAQSREVYLDISKEKNNQQAISSANLSVTIEADKRTQIDNFKQEMKHFDEGGLQLGTETDHHDSPLLSPRLTNTYGELPASNSTEMIEMEQLNTHLNGDDSRVDQASEKVTVEDVMPAVDSEQSCVTSSEMLQSKEAPPNAQEHEGL
- the LOC131057692 gene encoding vacuolar protein sorting-associated protein 9A isoform X2, whose amino-acid sequence is MEAAFKAHPLWAGATEDELDSAGEGLEKYLMTKLFNRAFASFPEDAKHDQELSEKISLVQQFIRPEHLDILPNFQNETSWLLAQKELQKINTYKAPRDKLVCILNCCRVINNLLLNVSMATNDNPPGADDFLPVLIYVTIKANPPQLHSNLLYIQRYRRQSRLVSEAAYFFTNLVSAESFISDIDAKSLSIDESEFERNMTIARFALNGTTSHVDYPVSYSSTEAGNFMSDSSVPKAQVPKLQKKEKTEEPVSVVGDSQVTRTLAKGLASIGNTDKSNKGNVKDNLEGSTLTVSKLENKGAVHVLHAERTGQLNREYPFLYARAGDLRVEEIEPLLNAYKELVLKYVSLSKEVETSLSNKMPSLYEGDAQSREVYLDISKEKNNQQAISSANLSVTIEADKRTQIDNFKQEMKHFDEGGLQLGTETDHHDSPLLSPRLTNTYGELPASNSTEMIEMEQLNTHLNGDDSRVDQASEKVTVEDVMPAVDSEQSCVTSSEMLQSKEAPPNAQEHEGL